The proteins below come from a single Oncorhynchus keta strain PuntledgeMale-10-30-2019 chromosome 1, Oket_V2, whole genome shotgun sequence genomic window:
- the LOC118391658 gene encoding piggyBac transposable element-derived protein 2-like isoform X6, with translation MGDMKAVVSQESFLIPHCIGGRSKRRLKNVRFSKAKVSDIHGVTEQERVHKRMKYLKVKVLPSLVPVKESEECPLVPVDEIASITVKDEENEDWLKSEDEDLLKVSVPWELLETSPSSSCSDTEDSDNVRHMDTKTLSRKRLRAAVAILPQDPLDSEVEDLSDSEDDDLEDIPKPGDLEDESPSKLTKGDASPYPKTAESPKRKKRKGRNVIILVPTDTYNHNLDTVVSPFNSTSFKTQPRHPLWMKADIDSFQVPDPVFVAPQCVQSPYQYFKMFFTDQMLAHIAEQTNLYSVQQTGSAINTNSGEIEDLLSMLLYMGVFDFPTIVDYWHSDSRFPPVADTMSVRRFQSLCRFLHFNDNMQNNHSPDRFYKIRPLFNMLRQQCLLIQPTNRQSIAEVMVAYKGTKAGNLRHYKSNQHDKFGFRLFCRGSSSGIIHDLLLYQGDTTFLNSGLNEDEQNPLLSTKVVTTLCTSIAEPEATVVFCDNYLISLDLVKSLQARLGVRCIGTVRANGTGGATAMDDKDLAKLGRGAYDYCSQEGVIAVRWLDKKSISILSNACGIEPLGYVRRFCRETHQKIDITCPSVMLAYIQAKEGIDLSDMLVRLYKTPMKARRWYLPLFGYILDLCIANGWLMYKRDCDLLKEKPVHLKRFRLSVAGTLKVVNKLPTRFGQPSVPPNPHTTPKQLHNPRALQPTADVRYDCLGHWPIFGEQRGRCNLCVKGVSRWKCSKCGDGKLFLCLNNKQQCFVCYHQK, from the exons ATGGGAGATATGAAAGCAGTGGTCAGCCAGGAGAGCTTTTT GATCCCTCACTGCATTGGAGGCAGGTCAAAGAGGAGGCTGAAGAATGTGAGATTCAGCAAAGCCAAGG TTTCAGACATCCATGGAGTCACAGAACAAGAGCGTGTACATAAACGCATGAAGTATCTCAAAGTAAAG GTGCTGCCTTCTCTAGTCCCAGTCAAAGAGTCTGAAGAATGCCCCCTTGTGCCAGTAGATGAAATTGCCTCAATTACAGTGAAGGATGAAGAGAATGAAGACTGGTTGAAGTCAGAAGATGAGGATCTTCTGAAAGTGTCAGTGCCTTGGGAGCTGTTGgaaacatcaccatcatcatcatgttcAGATACAGAGGACAGTGATAATGTGCGG CACATGGACACAAAAACCCTCAGTAGAAAGAGGCTAAGAGCTGCTGTGGCCATTCTACCACAGGATCCCCTGGATTCAGAGGTGGAAGACCTAAGTGACTCAGAGGATGATGACCTAGAGGATATTCCAAAACCAGGAGATCTGGAGGATGAGTCCCCTTCTAAGCTTACAAAAGGAGATGCTTCCCCATACCCTAAAACCGCAGAGTCTcccaagaggaagaagagaaaaggCAGAAATGTAATTATATTGGTTCCTACAGACACATATAACCACAATCTCGACACAGTTGTAAGCCCATTTAATTCTACTTCCTTCAAAACACAGCCAAGACATCCGCTTTGGATGAAGGCCGACATAGATTCCTTCCAAGTTCCAGATCCAGTGTTTGTGGCACCACAGTGTGTTCAATCTCCCTATCAATATTTCAAGATGTTCTTCACTGATCAGATGCTTGCACACATTGCTGAGCAGACCAACCTTTACTCTGTTCAACAGACTGGATCCGCAATCAACACAAACTCTGGAGAAATTGAGGATTTATTGTCTATGCTTCTCTACATGGGTGTTTTTGACTTTCCAACCATTGTGGACTACTGGCATTCTGACTCTCGCTTCCCACCTGTGGCTGATACCATGTCTGTGAGAAGGTTCCAGTCACTCTGCAGGTTTCTTCACTTCAATGACAACATGCAAAATAATCACAGTCCTGACCGCTTCTACAAGATCCGACCTCTTTTTAACATGCTGCGTCAACAGTGTCTCCTCATACAGCCAACCAACAGGCAAAGCATAGCTGAAGTCATGGTAGCTTACAAAGGCACCAAAGCAGGAAATCTTCGTCATTACAAATCTAATCAGCATGACAAATTTGGTTTTAGGTTATTCTGTCGGGGCAGTTCTTCAGGAATTATCCATGACCTGCTACTGTACCAAGGGGATACAACATTTCTCAACAGTGGGCTAAATGAAGATGAACAGAATCCTCTGCTGAGTACCAAGGTTGTCACCACCCTCTGTACATCTATTGCAGAGCCAGAGGCTACAGTTGTTTTCTGTGACAACTACCTCATCAGTCTTGACCTGGTAAAGTCCCTGCAGGCCAGACTGGGTGTGAGGTGTATTGGCACTGTGAGAGCAAACGGCACAGGTGGAGCAACTGCAATGGATGACAAGGATCTTGCAAAGCTAGGGCGTGGAGCATACGACTACTGTTCTCAAGAGGGGGTGATTGCTGTCAGGTGGTTGGACAAAAAGAGCATCTCAATACTAAGCAATGCGTGTGGAATTGAACCTCTGGGGTATGTTAGGCGGTTCTGTCGGGAGACCCATCAAAAGATTGATATCACATGCCCATCAGTCATGTTGGCTTATATTCAAGCAAAGGAGGGCATCGATCTGTCTGATATGCTGGTGCGTCTGTACAAGACACCTATGAAGGCACGCCGGTGGTACCTACCTCTGTTTGGATACATCCTTGATCTGTGCATTGCCAATGGTTGGCTGATGTACAAGCGGGACTGTGACCTTCTCAAGGAAAAACCAGTGCACCTAAAAAGGTTTCGTTTGTCTGTGGCAGGGACTCTAAAAGTAGTCAATAAACTCCCAACCAGGTTTGGCCAACCATCAGTTCCTCCAAATCCACACACAACTCCAAAGCAGCTGCACAATCCCAGAGCCTTACAGCCTACAGCAGATGTCCGTTATGACTGCCTTGGACACTGGCCTATCTTtggggaacagagaggaaggtgCAACCTGTGCGTCAAGGGCGTCTCGAGGTGGAAGTGTTCCAAGTGTGGTGATGGAAAGTTGTTTTTGTGTCTGAACAACAAGCAGCAGTGCTTTGTGTGTTATCACCAGAAGTGA
- the LOC118391658 gene encoding piggyBac transposable element-derived protein 2-like isoform X4: MPLTNAEKQRRYRQRLKEKGSYEEVKEKDRRRHSLRKAKAKSQGKCMFLVFWHEFHHHLLKMDQYGRYESSGQPGELFDPSLHWRQVKEEAEECEIQQSQGSAVSLGVEISQVCLKEDPIEQDPSFDTVSDIHGVTEQERVHKRMKYLKVKVLPSLVPVKESEECPLVPVDEIASITVKDEENEDWLKSEDEDLLKVSVPWELLETSPSSSCSDTEDSDNVRHMDTKTLSRKRLRAAVAILPQDPLDSEVEDLSDSEDDDLEDIPKPGDLEDESPSKLTKGDASPYPKTAESPKRKKRKGRNVIILVPTDTYNHNLDTVVSPFNSTSFKTQPRHPLWMKADIDSFQVPDPVFVAPQCVQSPYQYFKMFFTDQMLAHIAEQTNLYSVQQTGSAINTNSGEIEDLLSMLLYMGVFDFPTIVDYWHSDSRFPPVADTMSVRRFQSLCRFLHFNDNMQNNHSPDRFYKIRPLFNMLRQQCLLIQPTNRQSIAEVMVAYKGTKAGNLRHYKSNQHDKFGFRLFCRGSSSGIIHDLLLYQGDTTFLNSGLNEDEQNPLLSTKVVTTLCTSIAEPEATVVFCDNYLISLDLVKSLQARLGVRCIGTVRANGTGGATAMDDKDLAKLGRGAYDYCSQEGVIAVRWLDKKSISILSNACGIEPLGYVRRFCRETHQKIDITCPSVMLAYIQAKEGIDLSDMLVRLYKTPMKARRWYLPLFGYILDLCIANGWLMYKRDCDLLKEKPVHLKRFRLSVAGTLKVVNKLPTRFGQPSVPPNPHTTPKQLHNPRALQPTADVRYDCLGHWPIFGEQRGRCNLCVKGVSRWKCSKCGDGKLFLCLNNKQQCFVCYHQK; encoded by the exons ATGCCACTGACAAATGCTGAAAAGCAAAGAAGATACAGGCAAAGACTAAAGGAGAAGGGGAGTTATGAGGAGGTCAAAGAAAAAGACAGGAGGAGGCACAGTTTGAGAAAAGCAAAGGCTAAAAGCCAAGGAAAATGTATGTTTCTAGTGTTTT GGCATGAGTTTCATCATCATCTGCTGAAGATGGATCAATATGGGAGATATGAAAGCAGTGGTCAGCCAGGAGAGCTTTTT GATCCCTCACTGCATTGGAGGCAGGTCAAAGAGGAGGCTGAAGAATGTGAGATTCAGCAAAGCCAAGGGTCAGCAGTTTCATTAGGAGTTGAAATATCCCAGGTTTGTCTAAAGGAGGACCCAATTGAACAAGATCCCTCCTTTGATACAGTTTCAGACATCCATGGAGTCACAGAACAAGAGCGTGTACATAAACGCATGAAGTATCTCAAAGTAAAG GTGCTGCCTTCTCTAGTCCCAGTCAAAGAGTCTGAAGAATGCCCCCTTGTGCCAGTAGATGAAATTGCCTCAATTACAGTGAAGGATGAAGAGAATGAAGACTGGTTGAAGTCAGAAGATGAGGATCTTCTGAAAGTGTCAGTGCCTTGGGAGCTGTTGgaaacatcaccatcatcatcatgttcAGATACAGAGGACAGTGATAATGTGCGG CACATGGACACAAAAACCCTCAGTAGAAAGAGGCTAAGAGCTGCTGTGGCCATTCTACCACAGGATCCCCTGGATTCAGAGGTGGAAGACCTAAGTGACTCAGAGGATGATGACCTAGAGGATATTCCAAAACCAGGAGATCTGGAGGATGAGTCCCCTTCTAAGCTTACAAAAGGAGATGCTTCCCCATACCCTAAAACCGCAGAGTCTcccaagaggaagaagagaaaaggCAGAAATGTAATTATATTGGTTCCTACAGACACATATAACCACAATCTCGACACAGTTGTAAGCCCATTTAATTCTACTTCCTTCAAAACACAGCCAAGACATCCGCTTTGGATGAAGGCCGACATAGATTCCTTCCAAGTTCCAGATCCAGTGTTTGTGGCACCACAGTGTGTTCAATCTCCCTATCAATATTTCAAGATGTTCTTCACTGATCAGATGCTTGCACACATTGCTGAGCAGACCAACCTTTACTCTGTTCAACAGACTGGATCCGCAATCAACACAAACTCTGGAGAAATTGAGGATTTATTGTCTATGCTTCTCTACATGGGTGTTTTTGACTTTCCAACCATTGTGGACTACTGGCATTCTGACTCTCGCTTCCCACCTGTGGCTGATACCATGTCTGTGAGAAGGTTCCAGTCACTCTGCAGGTTTCTTCACTTCAATGACAACATGCAAAATAATCACAGTCCTGACCGCTTCTACAAGATCCGACCTCTTTTTAACATGCTGCGTCAACAGTGTCTCCTCATACAGCCAACCAACAGGCAAAGCATAGCTGAAGTCATGGTAGCTTACAAAGGCACCAAAGCAGGAAATCTTCGTCATTACAAATCTAATCAGCATGACAAATTTGGTTTTAGGTTATTCTGTCGGGGCAGTTCTTCAGGAATTATCCATGACCTGCTACTGTACCAAGGGGATACAACATTTCTCAACAGTGGGCTAAATGAAGATGAACAGAATCCTCTGCTGAGTACCAAGGTTGTCACCACCCTCTGTACATCTATTGCAGAGCCAGAGGCTACAGTTGTTTTCTGTGACAACTACCTCATCAGTCTTGACCTGGTAAAGTCCCTGCAGGCCAGACTGGGTGTGAGGTGTATTGGCACTGTGAGAGCAAACGGCACAGGTGGAGCAACTGCAATGGATGACAAGGATCTTGCAAAGCTAGGGCGTGGAGCATACGACTACTGTTCTCAAGAGGGGGTGATTGCTGTCAGGTGGTTGGACAAAAAGAGCATCTCAATACTAAGCAATGCGTGTGGAATTGAACCTCTGGGGTATGTTAGGCGGTTCTGTCGGGAGACCCATCAAAAGATTGATATCACATGCCCATCAGTCATGTTGGCTTATATTCAAGCAAAGGAGGGCATCGATCTGTCTGATATGCTGGTGCGTCTGTACAAGACACCTATGAAGGCACGCCGGTGGTACCTACCTCTGTTTGGATACATCCTTGATCTGTGCATTGCCAATGGTTGGCTGATGTACAAGCGGGACTGTGACCTTCTCAAGGAAAAACCAGTGCACCTAAAAAGGTTTCGTTTGTCTGTGGCAGGGACTCTAAAAGTAGTCAATAAACTCCCAACCAGGTTTGGCCAACCATCAGTTCCTCCAAATCCACACACAACTCCAAAGCAGCTGCACAATCCCAGAGCCTTACAGCCTACAGCAGATGTCCGTTATGACTGCCTTGGACACTGGCCTATCTTtggggaacagagaggaaggtgCAACCTGTGCGTCAAGGGCGTCTCGAGGTGGAAGTGTTCCAAGTGTGGTGATGGAAAGTTGTTTTTGTGTCTGAACAACAAGCAGCAGTGCTTTGTGTGTTATCACCAGAAGTGA
- the LOC118391658 gene encoding piggyBac transposable element-derived protein 2-like isoform X2 — translation MKAESIVTMPLTNAEKQRRYRQRLKEKGSYEEVKEKDRRRHSLRKAKAKSQGKCMFLVFWHEFHHHLLKMDQYGRYESSGQPGELFDPSLHWRQVKEEAEECEIQQSQGSAVSLGVEISQVCLKEDPIEQDPSFDTVSDIHGVTEQERVHKRMKYLKVKVLPSLVPVKESEECPLVPVDEIASITVKDEENEDWLKSEDEDLLKVSVPWELLETSPSSSCSDTEDSDNVRHMDTKTLSRKRLRAAVAILPQDPLDSEVEDLSDSEDDDLEDIPKPGDLEDESPSKLTKGDASPYPKTAESPKRKKRKGRNVIILVPTDTYNHNLDTVVSPFNSTSFKTQPRHPLWMKADIDSFQVPDPVFVAPQCVQSPYQYFKMFFTDQMLAHIAEQTNLYSVQQTGSAINTNSGEIEDLLSMLLYMGVFDFPTIVDYWHSDSRFPPVADTMSVRRFQSLCRFLHFNDNMQNNHSPDRFYKIRPLFNMLRQQCLLIQPTNRQSIAEVMVAYKGTKAGNLRHYKSNQHDKFGFRLFCRGSSSGIIHDLLLYQGDTTFLNSGLNEDEQNPLLSTKVVTTLCTSIAEPEATVVFCDNYLISLDLVKSLQARLGVRCIGTVRANGTGGATAMDDKDLAKLGRGAYDYCSQEGVIAVRWLDKKSISILSNACGIEPLGYVRRFCRETHQKIDITCPSVMLAYIQAKEGIDLSDMLVRLYKTPMKARRWYLPLFGYILDLCIANGWLMYKRDCDLLKEKPVHLKRFRLSVAGTLKVVNKLPTRFGQPSVPPNPHTTPKQLHNPRALQPTADVRYDCLGHWPIFGEQRGRCNLCVKGVSRWKCSKCGDGKLFLCLNNKQQCFVCYHQK, via the exons ATGAAAGCTGAGAGT ATTGTCACCATGCCACTGACAAATGCTGAAAAGCAAAGAAGATACAGGCAAAGACTAAAGGAGAAGGGGAGTTATGAGGAGGTCAAAGAAAAAGACAGGAGGAGGCACAGTTTGAGAAAAGCAAAGGCTAAAAGCCAAGGAAAATGTATGTTTCTAGTGTTTT GGCATGAGTTTCATCATCATCTGCTGAAGATGGATCAATATGGGAGATATGAAAGCAGTGGTCAGCCAGGAGAGCTTTTT GATCCCTCACTGCATTGGAGGCAGGTCAAAGAGGAGGCTGAAGAATGTGAGATTCAGCAAAGCCAAGGGTCAGCAGTTTCATTAGGAGTTGAAATATCCCAGGTTTGTCTAAAGGAGGACCCAATTGAACAAGATCCCTCCTTTGATACAGTTTCAGACATCCATGGAGTCACAGAACAAGAGCGTGTACATAAACGCATGAAGTATCTCAAAGTAAAG GTGCTGCCTTCTCTAGTCCCAGTCAAAGAGTCTGAAGAATGCCCCCTTGTGCCAGTAGATGAAATTGCCTCAATTACAGTGAAGGATGAAGAGAATGAAGACTGGTTGAAGTCAGAAGATGAGGATCTTCTGAAAGTGTCAGTGCCTTGGGAGCTGTTGgaaacatcaccatcatcatcatgttcAGATACAGAGGACAGTGATAATGTGCGG CACATGGACACAAAAACCCTCAGTAGAAAGAGGCTAAGAGCTGCTGTGGCCATTCTACCACAGGATCCCCTGGATTCAGAGGTGGAAGACCTAAGTGACTCAGAGGATGATGACCTAGAGGATATTCCAAAACCAGGAGATCTGGAGGATGAGTCCCCTTCTAAGCTTACAAAAGGAGATGCTTCCCCATACCCTAAAACCGCAGAGTCTcccaagaggaagaagagaaaaggCAGAAATGTAATTATATTGGTTCCTACAGACACATATAACCACAATCTCGACACAGTTGTAAGCCCATTTAATTCTACTTCCTTCAAAACACAGCCAAGACATCCGCTTTGGATGAAGGCCGACATAGATTCCTTCCAAGTTCCAGATCCAGTGTTTGTGGCACCACAGTGTGTTCAATCTCCCTATCAATATTTCAAGATGTTCTTCACTGATCAGATGCTTGCACACATTGCTGAGCAGACCAACCTTTACTCTGTTCAACAGACTGGATCCGCAATCAACACAAACTCTGGAGAAATTGAGGATTTATTGTCTATGCTTCTCTACATGGGTGTTTTTGACTTTCCAACCATTGTGGACTACTGGCATTCTGACTCTCGCTTCCCACCTGTGGCTGATACCATGTCTGTGAGAAGGTTCCAGTCACTCTGCAGGTTTCTTCACTTCAATGACAACATGCAAAATAATCACAGTCCTGACCGCTTCTACAAGATCCGACCTCTTTTTAACATGCTGCGTCAACAGTGTCTCCTCATACAGCCAACCAACAGGCAAAGCATAGCTGAAGTCATGGTAGCTTACAAAGGCACCAAAGCAGGAAATCTTCGTCATTACAAATCTAATCAGCATGACAAATTTGGTTTTAGGTTATTCTGTCGGGGCAGTTCTTCAGGAATTATCCATGACCTGCTACTGTACCAAGGGGATACAACATTTCTCAACAGTGGGCTAAATGAAGATGAACAGAATCCTCTGCTGAGTACCAAGGTTGTCACCACCCTCTGTACATCTATTGCAGAGCCAGAGGCTACAGTTGTTTTCTGTGACAACTACCTCATCAGTCTTGACCTGGTAAAGTCCCTGCAGGCCAGACTGGGTGTGAGGTGTATTGGCACTGTGAGAGCAAACGGCACAGGTGGAGCAACTGCAATGGATGACAAGGATCTTGCAAAGCTAGGGCGTGGAGCATACGACTACTGTTCTCAAGAGGGGGTGATTGCTGTCAGGTGGTTGGACAAAAAGAGCATCTCAATACTAAGCAATGCGTGTGGAATTGAACCTCTGGGGTATGTTAGGCGGTTCTGTCGGGAGACCCATCAAAAGATTGATATCACATGCCCATCAGTCATGTTGGCTTATATTCAAGCAAAGGAGGGCATCGATCTGTCTGATATGCTGGTGCGTCTGTACAAGACACCTATGAAGGCACGCCGGTGGTACCTACCTCTGTTTGGATACATCCTTGATCTGTGCATTGCCAATGGTTGGCTGATGTACAAGCGGGACTGTGACCTTCTCAAGGAAAAACCAGTGCACCTAAAAAGGTTTCGTTTGTCTGTGGCAGGGACTCTAAAAGTAGTCAATAAACTCCCAACCAGGTTTGGCCAACCATCAGTTCCTCCAAATCCACACACAACTCCAAAGCAGCTGCACAATCCCAGAGCCTTACAGCCTACAGCAGATGTCCGTTATGACTGCCTTGGACACTGGCCTATCTTtggggaacagagaggaaggtgCAACCTGTGCGTCAAGGGCGTCTCGAGGTGGAAGTGTTCCAAGTGTGGTGATGGAAAGTTGTTTTTGTGTCTGAACAACAAGCAGCAGTGCTTTGTGTGTTATCACCAGAAGTGA
- the LOC118391658 gene encoding piggyBac transposable element-derived protein 2-like isoform X3, producing the protein MYYSQIVTMPLTNAEKQRRYRQRLKEKGSYEEVKEKDRRRHSLRKAKAKSQGKWHEFHHHLLKMDQYGRYESSGQPGELFDPSLHWRQVKEEAEECEIQQSQGSAVSLGVEISQVCLKEDPIEQDPSFDTVSDIHGVTEQERVHKRMKYLKVKVLPSLVPVKESEECPLVPVDEIASITVKDEENEDWLKSEDEDLLKVSVPWELLETSPSSSCSDTEDSDNVRHMDTKTLSRKRLRAAVAILPQDPLDSEVEDLSDSEDDDLEDIPKPGDLEDESPSKLTKGDASPYPKTAESPKRKKRKGRNVIILVPTDTYNHNLDTVVSPFNSTSFKTQPRHPLWMKADIDSFQVPDPVFVAPQCVQSPYQYFKMFFTDQMLAHIAEQTNLYSVQQTGSAINTNSGEIEDLLSMLLYMGVFDFPTIVDYWHSDSRFPPVADTMSVRRFQSLCRFLHFNDNMQNNHSPDRFYKIRPLFNMLRQQCLLIQPTNRQSIAEVMVAYKGTKAGNLRHYKSNQHDKFGFRLFCRGSSSGIIHDLLLYQGDTTFLNSGLNEDEQNPLLSTKVVTTLCTSIAEPEATVVFCDNYLISLDLVKSLQARLGVRCIGTVRANGTGGATAMDDKDLAKLGRGAYDYCSQEGVIAVRWLDKKSISILSNACGIEPLGYVRRFCRETHQKIDITCPSVMLAYIQAKEGIDLSDMLVRLYKTPMKARRWYLPLFGYILDLCIANGWLMYKRDCDLLKEKPVHLKRFRLSVAGTLKVVNKLPTRFGQPSVPPNPHTTPKQLHNPRALQPTADVRYDCLGHWPIFGEQRGRCNLCVKGVSRWKCSKCGDGKLFLCLNNKQQCFVCYHQK; encoded by the exons ATGTATTATTCACAGATTGTCACCATGCCACTGACAAATGCTGAAAAGCAAAGAAGATACAGGCAAAGACTAAAGGAGAAGGGGAGTTATGAGGAGGTCAAAGAAAAAGACAGGAGGAGGCACAGTTTGAGAAAAGCAAAGGCTAAAAGCCAAGGAAAAT GGCATGAGTTTCATCATCATCTGCTGAAGATGGATCAATATGGGAGATATGAAAGCAGTGGTCAGCCAGGAGAGCTTTTT GATCCCTCACTGCATTGGAGGCAGGTCAAAGAGGAGGCTGAAGAATGTGAGATTCAGCAAAGCCAAGGGTCAGCAGTTTCATTAGGAGTTGAAATATCCCAGGTTTGTCTAAAGGAGGACCCAATTGAACAAGATCCCTCCTTTGATACAGTTTCAGACATCCATGGAGTCACAGAACAAGAGCGTGTACATAAACGCATGAAGTATCTCAAAGTAAAG GTGCTGCCTTCTCTAGTCCCAGTCAAAGAGTCTGAAGAATGCCCCCTTGTGCCAGTAGATGAAATTGCCTCAATTACAGTGAAGGATGAAGAGAATGAAGACTGGTTGAAGTCAGAAGATGAGGATCTTCTGAAAGTGTCAGTGCCTTGGGAGCTGTTGgaaacatcaccatcatcatcatgttcAGATACAGAGGACAGTGATAATGTGCGG CACATGGACACAAAAACCCTCAGTAGAAAGAGGCTAAGAGCTGCTGTGGCCATTCTACCACAGGATCCCCTGGATTCAGAGGTGGAAGACCTAAGTGACTCAGAGGATGATGACCTAGAGGATATTCCAAAACCAGGAGATCTGGAGGATGAGTCCCCTTCTAAGCTTACAAAAGGAGATGCTTCCCCATACCCTAAAACCGCAGAGTCTcccaagaggaagaagagaaaaggCAGAAATGTAATTATATTGGTTCCTACAGACACATATAACCACAATCTCGACACAGTTGTAAGCCCATTTAATTCTACTTCCTTCAAAACACAGCCAAGACATCCGCTTTGGATGAAGGCCGACATAGATTCCTTCCAAGTTCCAGATCCAGTGTTTGTGGCACCACAGTGTGTTCAATCTCCCTATCAATATTTCAAGATGTTCTTCACTGATCAGATGCTTGCACACATTGCTGAGCAGACCAACCTTTACTCTGTTCAACAGACTGGATCCGCAATCAACACAAACTCTGGAGAAATTGAGGATTTATTGTCTATGCTTCTCTACATGGGTGTTTTTGACTTTCCAACCATTGTGGACTACTGGCATTCTGACTCTCGCTTCCCACCTGTGGCTGATACCATGTCTGTGAGAAGGTTCCAGTCACTCTGCAGGTTTCTTCACTTCAATGACAACATGCAAAATAATCACAGTCCTGACCGCTTCTACAAGATCCGACCTCTTTTTAACATGCTGCGTCAACAGTGTCTCCTCATACAGCCAACCAACAGGCAAAGCATAGCTGAAGTCATGGTAGCTTACAAAGGCACCAAAGCAGGAAATCTTCGTCATTACAAATCTAATCAGCATGACAAATTTGGTTTTAGGTTATTCTGTCGGGGCAGTTCTTCAGGAATTATCCATGACCTGCTACTGTACCAAGGGGATACAACATTTCTCAACAGTGGGCTAAATGAAGATGAACAGAATCCTCTGCTGAGTACCAAGGTTGTCACCACCCTCTGTACATCTATTGCAGAGCCAGAGGCTACAGTTGTTTTCTGTGACAACTACCTCATCAGTCTTGACCTGGTAAAGTCCCTGCAGGCCAGACTGGGTGTGAGGTGTATTGGCACTGTGAGAGCAAACGGCACAGGTGGAGCAACTGCAATGGATGACAAGGATCTTGCAAAGCTAGGGCGTGGAGCATACGACTACTGTTCTCAAGAGGGGGTGATTGCTGTCAGGTGGTTGGACAAAAAGAGCATCTCAATACTAAGCAATGCGTGTGGAATTGAACCTCTGGGGTATGTTAGGCGGTTCTGTCGGGAGACCCATCAAAAGATTGATATCACATGCCCATCAGTCATGTTGGCTTATATTCAAGCAAAGGAGGGCATCGATCTGTCTGATATGCTGGTGCGTCTGTACAAGACACCTATGAAGGCACGCCGGTGGTACCTACCTCTGTTTGGATACATCCTTGATCTGTGCATTGCCAATGGTTGGCTGATGTACAAGCGGGACTGTGACCTTCTCAAGGAAAAACCAGTGCACCTAAAAAGGTTTCGTTTGTCTGTGGCAGGGACTCTAAAAGTAGTCAATAAACTCCCAACCAGGTTTGGCCAACCATCAGTTCCTCCAAATCCACACACAACTCCAAAGCAGCTGCACAATCCCAGAGCCTTACAGCCTACAGCAGATGTCCGTTATGACTGCCTTGGACACTGGCCTATCTTtggggaacagagaggaaggtgCAACCTGTGCGTCAAGGGCGTCTCGAGGTGGAAGTGTTCCAAGTGTGGTGATGGAAAGTTGTTTTTGTGTCTGAACAACAAGCAGCAGTGCTTTGTGTGTTATCACCAGAAGTGA